The Venturia canescens isolate UGA chromosome 4, ASM1945775v1, whole genome shotgun sequence genomic interval aagtagttgcagacttgactagtcatagagcggccgaactactttgaattcatatttgtagttgaaaaaacgaaaattcgctTTCATATTTTCGTTCGCGACGAGCAATACTCGCGAAGAAAGTGTTCGAAAGTTTGTTGGCGAGAAACGAGCGTGTATCGAGCACcagttataaaaataatatttaaggATACAGGCCAGGACTTTCTTAACAGAAACTTGGACAAATTATATCACACATTTGTAGTCGAGCGCGCCCCGTTTACGGGCTATAATCGAACCTGCTGCTTTCATGTACTTACTTCTTTCAAATTATGCCGGCATAAAATCTAAAGTGGGAATCATCAAGTCAGATAAATCGCGCCTGTTTTTTcaagcatgaaaattgtttCTAGGATTCCAACAAACTTTATCGATAATTTCATGGTTTGAATCAACCAAACTATTGCGCTCTCGGATAAATCGACAGACAATGAACTGGCTAATAAAATCTTTCAAGACACTTTTTTCAGTGGGCAATAAAAATGGCATTTTTAAAAGTGaatgaaactgcaaaaaaaaGTGGGAATGAAGTATCCATAAAAATGATATTCCCGTTAAAATAACGTCGAAATTGGCCCCGTGGGATTTTCGTATCGAGATGATTTGCCGTGGCAGAGTTTTGCCGGAACTTGAAACATCGTGCAGTGCGTTCGCGTCCGttctgttttattttgttgaacCCTCGGCTCCCTCGACTCCTGATTATTCTTGGCAACGTTCCGAATCCTCCGGAAGAGCGGAGAATCGACCGGTACTCGCTGCGGTGTATATACTTTTGACAAAACGCGCAGACCGTCTCGCCGCTATCCATCCTTTTCTGGCCCTATGCACCGACGAGCAGCCCTCGAATTTCTCCGTGTACTCGCACACATTGCATAATTAGTCGGTCGAAACAATGGAGCGGACAGCGAAGTACTCgagaggtttttttcccattattCTCTCGAGTTGAAAACTTGGTTCTTTCGCGTTTgaaccgttttttttcgatgctcGAGTGCCTCGCGGATGGTCAGGTCGaaggggttgaagttttctgaAATGCAGCAAATTTGGGGTACGAAAACGTGAAGTTTGTGTCGGCGCAAAACGCGGTGCTCGATTTCCCGTTTCGTTAATTAATTTCCGCTTTTGTGCCCCGCTCGAGTTGAAGctctcaattttttactcGCTCTCGACTTTCTTCGCTGTCTCATGAAAAATGTCGTTAAGTTACTTtcttcgaagaaaaataacgtCAAATTGTAGTTTGAAGCAATTAATAAACGCCAGGAAAGTCCGAGGCTCGGGCAGCCCGTGTTGGCAAAGATGATCCCACCAGCCTCAATCTCGTTCTCCCCGGTGACTTCACTCAGTCCCATTAAGAGCGCGAGAGTGTCACCGAGATTATTTTCCCTCGCGATCTCCGCTTTCGCTTTCCATCCGCATCTGTCCCATTTTAACTCGCTTTTCCGGCGTCCCTTCGGCCGCGAGCTTTCCCCAACGATATCGAGCGTTCTCCTTCCTCCGGCACTCCGAACCAGCGCTTGCGCGGATCTTCCCCAAGTCCGTGTTTCTCTCCAGCTCCCTCTtcggctctctttctctccctcccgcACACACgctcttcagcttttctactTTCGTGTATCTCCGACCTGCGCGTCCCGCTGCACCGCAGTGCATTTCGTGCAGGCGTTTACGCCGCAGTTTGGACGATGTGCCGACATTCGTCGTCAACAGACAACTTTTAAGCCCCTCACGAGTGCGAAGCCCTGTCGAATTCCAAGCCAACATCCACGTGGTGTGACGTACCTCTTTGGACTGTGTCTCTGGCAGGAGCCAATATTCCGTTGATCCAAAGATTCCGGGGCTTTCGCTTCGAGCTGAAAACCCAACAATGCCAGTAGAACGTTGAAACCAGGATCATGAAAACCGAAAAAGTCGTAAAAACATGACGGCCATTAATATCTAAACGTTTCGAAAAATCTCGAGCTCCGCGATCCCGCGGAAATCAAAAGTGCAAAACCTCACGATGGAATCGACTCTTCGCGTTTTTCGTTCCGTCCAGCACGTTTCAAGGTCTCGACCTTGACCCAGGAAGTAGCTTGCCTCCCGAAAGCTCGCTTCCGAGTCGATGGCTTTGCTTCGCATTTCGCAAGTAATTGGATCGACTTTGGATCCGCGAGGTGGGAAGCCTGCACGGGAAAGGAAGAAGCGATGCGAGGTGGATCGTTCCCTGGAGCGGGCACGAGAGAACCGAGGGAAAGAACAAGTCCCAGCCGCGTAGTTGCGGTTACGGCGATTCGCGCGGCCTCAAATGTCAGAAGTTCGCCTGGGAACTTGCCATCCTGTTGTCTCATTTGACTCACGAAAACAATTGCGATAATGCGAAGGAGCTTTTCTTTCCGGACGAGAAATCTAGAACGGTGTTAAAGAAAGGGAACAGTCGCGAGTGTTTTGACGTCTACCACTCGAGGAGATCGATAAACGCACACGAGGCCAAAGTTTTCTGTGTCGAAAGAACTATTCTACGGACTATCAGTCCAACACGCACGAATTCCACTCGTGACTTGAGCTCCCCCCTCATACATTGTAATTATCGTTTGTTGTTCGACGCCACGAAAGCATGGCATCGAGCTCGGAAATCGGCAAAGGCGCGAGAAAACGAACAACCGGATTATCCGGAGCTCGAAGCAACGAACAAGAAATAACGAACGAAGGAACTTTGCCTGATGATAATAACGCTCCGATACCAAATAGCAACACGGAGGATGCCAAAGACTCCGGTTTATCGTCGGAAAGCTCGACACCGACCAACGGTTCGCCTCCGCCTAGGCAACCCAGAATTACTGGGACCTCGGGCGCTTTGGCCACTTCTGTAATCCCACCTCGGGGCAAACAACTCGATGCAACGAGGTATTGAACGGTGACCTTGACAAAAGTgtacttttccattttttcttgagGTTCCTCTCTACAACCTGAGTTTGTGGTAATTCGATATTGCGAGGGATCCGATTATATGGATTCGAAAAACTTAATATTCgtaattcgaaataaatgTTGGCGAAGACTCGAATTTCTAGTcgggaattcaatttttctgggCTCGAGCTTAGGCCTTCGATTAGGCGTTAAGCTTCCCCCTGGGACTTCTGTCGTCATTTGTGTTTACAGTTCGAAGGCGAGGAAGgactcaaattttaaaatggtCGATAGGCCATTTTGCTGAGTCATCGATGTGCGTTAAATTTTGGTAGAAATAGCATTCGCATTAAAATCCTGCACCGTCCGGTTCTCTGTCATGCTTGCAAATTTACAATCGTACTTTAATCAATAGGATTCGTGACTCAACATTGTAACGCTccataaaaaagggaatttaaTCGTAATTTGTTTGCTTTTTTGTTTGATGCTCAGGATTGCCAATGCAAGAACTTCGAGACTGTTGCGAAACAGATCTGGCACCGATTCACCGCGCTCGCTCGACAGCGTGCGAACCCGACAAGTTTCCAATCCCTTCAGGCCAGTCTTCACGGGAAATGTAAGTCACGACTGTTCCATTCGagttctttttcaaaatcgaatATCAAATGAAGCGTTCAAAGATTATTAAAAAGTAACGAAATCATTAATTGTTGCGTCAATCTGATTGTTGTTCCCATAAAGGTCCAATCACCGAGTCTCGATTCCGGTGACGAGGGCAGCCTCAGGGTTGAACGTTTCACTTATCATCAGGACATTGTTTCCATCAAGACTGATCTGTTGAAACTCATGCGAGTAGTTCAGGAGGTAAGGcacgataaagaaaaaatatattcgacgATAAATGTCTGTTACGTTCTGCTTTGTCTGTGCGCACCGTTTCGTTCGTTTATTGGAGGATGCATTGTTAAAATAAGGAGAAAGAAGAACAAAACGGTTGTATAAGATTCGTCGGATTATTCCGACCTATAAAATGGATCGTATTCGAGGTTCAGTACGCAAACAATGAATCCTCGAATAATTTAACAAATCATTGTGgattttaacatttttattttcgtttaaattatcatttttggtcttaattttattgttttgtttaacgatatttttgtttctgcATATTTTTTTTGGTCCACCATTTGGTTTTGTCATTTCAAGCCAGGAGAGAACGGTTTGACGAGGGTACGTTTTGTTGATTCAGCTTTCAATGTCTATCGTTAACAAAATGTTGTGTGCTATTCGATTATTAACCGGCGTATTGATTTCCCTTTAAGGCTGAAACTCTCAACCCATTCAGCACGACTATGGTGGtgagtatttaaaaatatctttcagAACCTTCCGTTGACgtaatttcattgatttttcctTACGCCTCATCTCTCATTGCCCTATTTCAGAATGGCCTCTTTAACAACCTGAACGAAGATGGAACTACGGACACGAGCACCAATCCGATTAACGGGAGTGTCAACGTTGCCGACGAACTGACAGACCTACGGAGACAAGTCGTTTTTCTACAAGGACAACTCGAAGACAAGGACAGAACGATACAGCAACTTCAGGTCAATAATCCAAAACATTGTTTCGCTTCGTCGAGCTCCATTGCAGCTCTCAAACTGATATACAAACTCTCGAGCACTGACGATTAATCAATGCAATGTCGATTACAGATGCAAATATCGAAGCATCAAGATCTCAGTCAGAGCAGCGCATCGTCCATGAACGGTAGTTCTTCCTTCAACAAAGACACGTGCAACGCAACAACGCAAACGGAAAAGGTAGTTTACGATTTTGTGTGCGTGAattattttgaagaaaagtaattttttaaatcgaatttGCGTGATAAACACACATTCTtggatttttttactcgtgaAAGCAACGGAAGttgaaaatctttgaaatcCGTTTCTAAATCACTGAGTCACATTCATGAATTAATGCAGTATCAATCGTTTTACGTTTGACAATAAATGTCGAGAATCTGTACCCACAAAATACTGCCAACGAATTATCGATGATTTTCGTGTAATTACAGATGCGACCTGTATCCGCTGGGCCTTCTTTACTGCAGTCACTTCCACAGGACAGTGGCATGGGGCCTCTTGTTAGGTAATTTAAAACCTGAGAATTCGAGCTTTTCTCAACCGATAAAATTGCCCTCCCCCAAAATTGTTGACACTCGGAAAATCTATTGTCTTCCACATCGTTCAAACAAACCTTCAATGAAATACGTGAAAATCAATAATACAAGTTTTCGGTATTGTGCACTGTTCACTtttaacgaaaatttcaattaacaCATCCATAGAAATCGTCGATTCAAGCCCGTCTGGTCAGAATCAgtattttgacatttttccattcgtatcaGTGATATTTGTCACttagaaaaaaactttcatgaAAATCCTTTGAAACGTCGTCATGTAAATAACCAATTGTTATTGCTACCCTGTTTCACGCATCACCCTCTCTCCTCGGTCATTCAACAAAACAGCTTCAGGATCGGGAAGGTAGAGTGCGTCAGTCTGTGTGACTTAGTATTGGGTTACTTGCTCTTGTGTACATTCAATCTACTGATTTATATGCACCTCATAAATTTTCGGCCTTTACCAGCTCTGTGGTTCAATTAATGCCTGTATTTTaagaaaagaaactaaagatAACTGCATGTGATATTAATTCTAAAAGGTCTCGTTCGACCAAAACGTTATGTCGTTCCTTTttgtgttgaatttttttttcaattttattcatagTGCAATAGACACTAAACAATTGTCATATCAATTACCACGAGGAATTGACACGGATGCTTAACTCGTTTTATCCGCATGAAgttataagaaatttttcattttttctaccgTACAAACGCAtcatattgaaaatattgaagtaacgaCCTAGAACTTTCGTATATCGTAAATCATATCGGATCGTAATTGGATTCACAATTAACAATGTTTCATGCTGCGATGCTTAGCCGTGTGCGGTGAGTTGATTCTACTTTTCATTTGTGAAGAACTTTTTCTCAGGGATTAATCCATCGattggaaaaattaaaaaaacacaaaGCGTAAACTTTGCGATTGGAGAAAAACCTCTTAGAACTTGCTCAAGTCGTAACTTTGTCGAGTGTTCATATTTCCAGCTCAATATCAGCAATTCCAATTCACTTTAATGAGTggactgaaaataaaaatttcgaagcatCCTACAAATTTATGGTATTGACCTTTTTCAGTAGTTCTTATAAAACGCATTTTTTAACAGTAGCTTTCGCTTTTCTAGTACACCGATaattagttgttttttttatctgcgAATGGTTTGCAGATTTGCTTAAATACAGTTTTATGAAAACGGGGACTAATTTCCATAgtacaagtttaaaaaatgatggCATCAATCGAATTGTGACATCGTTAGAAAttctattttatcaaaaaaaaaaaaatgccatgTGAGGATGCAAAAAACAAAGCTATTCGAATGGTTCAAACAACGTTTATGTTTGTTTTACAGTTGGAGTGACTCGTGGAATCGTCAACGTCCCCCATCGCTCGCAGACATCAACATGACAAGGAATCTTCGTAAGCCGAGCGACCGATCGCCCCGTACGTCGAGACCTCGTCCTGACGAAACAGGATCAATACGACACAATGGTTTTACAGATAAATCATTAGCGGAAAGTCTAACGGTGAAGCGTCTTGTGAAACCAAGAGAAACGATACCGAGCAGATCGTTGGATTTGAACGATTTCGTTAAGACGAGCGTTTCAAAAGCGGAAATAACACCGACCAAAACGTCCATTCCATCACCCAAAAAATTAACGACGCCGACACAAATACCGCGAGCGGCGCGAGCCGTATCCGCGACAGGCCGATCGCACAACTTATAAAACTGTAGAACAAAATACtgcgtttttttgttattttttttcttctttccgtcgttttgtttttcgctCTAGAACTATATTTGTATGAATTCAATTGTCTTGGGTTTGTACACTCTAAAAGATTGATTTGTATATAAGATGAAAGAGATAGATACGAATTAATTCAATGTACGAATTAATGACTTCTTCagtatttaaaagaaaaaaaaacacatttttgtaAAGTCACTGAACGGTTGGAGGATCACGAGGACCTTGAGGAATGTCTTCACATTACATTTGTTAGATATCTCAATTTTCTCCTTAGACTTGGGAGTAATTAAATTCGTATTACCacattcgttttgtttttttgattCCACACGATTCGAGTGATCCTCTGATCGTTGTCTCGTTTCGCTTAATTTTTAAGTACTTGATCTCAAAACTCATAGAAATCTTCATACGACTAGTTCATGGATTATCATCGAAtcatcgaaaatttcttttggcatatttattttttattattatttttcatgtattAAAAAGGGCCTCGCTGTGGAGGATGCTCTAGACTGGATCGTCCGAAGAGCTAACACGGCAATTCGTAAACGCTGTTatgagtttttgttttattgttttgtttttattgaaatttaaaaagcCAAAAGATTAATCAGTTCGATTGTAGCGAAGAAAAGGTCAAGCTGCGTATTGGCATTTTACGTAGCACttattccgtttttttttttttttttttttttaatgatcgtTAGAGCGATTGTACAACTGTACAGTATACGAGTCAGGGTATCGCGTAGCAGTAAGCTCAATTTGTTTAATttattccgtttttttttacgttgcAATATGTTATTGTCCCAGGTGCTATTTCTGTTCTGATGCGAAgtcatattttcaaacgaCATTTATATTCTCTTGGTTCATTTGATTTGGACAGTTCAGCCAACAGTGcaataaataatttcatgTGAAATTTCAGGAGCCAATCATACTGGATAAAAAAGTGTTTCAATACTTAGAAACTTTGTCATTGTCAACAAAATATAAAGTTCATTATCACTGAATTTTTCGTAAACCAGTGCCAGTATGTTGTACATGTTTCATTAGCACACACGTTCCTTTCAACCATTATTCATATTCCGATTAAGAGTCATTCTTGCCAGTGATTTATTCCGCGAGAAActaaatataaaagaaaacaaatgaaaatattatcgttgagataaaattgaatttcaatgattCAATCATACAGTGTAGAAAAAGTACGCAGCGAGCGATTCAATAACCGGAGAAAAGATGGAGCAAGATTTtgtacgatgaaaaaatatgatatgTAGGTATAATAGCGCTAGCTTTGAATCGTCGCAAAAGATAAATATTTGAGTTATTCCAACGATAGAAATATTTCCTCCGAATTTGTGCTAAATTACAACTGGTGATTctcgaataaatttttgtttccttcgtCTAATAGGGTTAACGAAACTTGCGAGAATACGAATGTTTTTCGTTGATCGTTAGTGACCTCAGATTCAATCTTTGTACAACCAggaaatcctttttttaaCGGATCATACGTCGATTACGTGAATGTTTTCTGTTCAAGATTCTTATCTCCCAAAAATTGCGTTTtatttgtaaacaaaaatgataGGGATGCAAAAACTGTCGTCGAGATAATGGGCAAagtgaaacaaaaaactgGCCGCTCATGTTGGAAAACCGGATGTTAAACAGAATGAAAATTGTACTAATGAGATAAATCGACATCTCGCAAAACTTTCCATAGACCAGGACTCTATGAACACTATAATCACGTGTATCAAGGCATCAATTAAGCAGCCTTTATCCTTTATAACtctattaaaaattcaatgaagaaACAATTGAACCACAAATTAATAATCgatatttattatcaatgcaacACAAGCTGGAATCGCAATACAATAAAGAGGCTTTTTGGAAAAGTTATGAATAACTTATTTGGCGCAAGATACCATGTAATCATGACGATCGAGGACGTACGAGGATTCAGTTaaatcgataaatatttcagaaaGGATAGTTGCAAGTATGTTATTtcggaagaaaaacgaaaaggaaACAAACGATATTCATTAAATAACGCGGTAATGTGAAATCCTATTTCGATAGTTCGAAACTGCGTGAATACTCCATCTTTTAATGTCAAAGCTTCATtatcgaaatttaaaaaatcgtcctATTTAATCCTACTACATCGTGTAGATTTAGAAATAGCCGATGCCATATGTGGCACAGCCTGGAGAATACATTTGGAAAAGAACGAATAAAgcgtatttattcataatcaTACCGctgtttaatgtttttttttcactccaatTCCGAAAAAGTTTGGTGTTCGTTACGAATTACgaattcagatttttattcagaatggtacaacgatgaaaaatctgTCACGTTCTCCCTTAACTGTTCAGATGTTAAAATTAAAACTTCGGTCAAATTCATcaagtgattttttcattacaacattcacttttTAATCTCTTAAAACATATGTACCAATGATTCTTGAGAATCAAAGCATAAAAAGaaagttaaaaagaaatatgtTATCACACATAATTTAACTTTTCTAGATTATTGGTGAAACTTTTCGACcatatgtgaaaaaaatttcaagaatatttGCTCGATTCTTATATAATTTgaatatgaaataaatttaataaagTTTTCAGTAATTACAAGTTACAGATAAAGTTTAATGAGCTCATCACTAACAGCCGACGGAGTAAGAATTCCCAAATCAGTGAACAGAAGATTGATAAATTGAGGTGGCGTGTAGTCGACCAACGGGTGTTCGTTTTGTAGACTTTTCGATAACGTACTTGCAGTGTACTATAAAAGGttttaaaagcattaaaagaTCCTGTTTTACCTCTGTAGACCATTATTAAAATAGCGCGAGCGTAGAAATgtttaaatcattttcaacttaCTTTGAATTCGTCTGGAAGATCGACTTGATTCAGCGGATATATTCTGgcaaatttgaaactttccgTCAAAACGTAAAATggctttttaatttctttagCACAAATCGCCATCGAATATGTGCCaatctgtcgtgaaaaaaataaaggtgTTAGGAACCAATTGTCATAAATAGAATATAATATGATTAAAGAGCAAGGAAAGTCATCGAAAGTAAGTTTTGAAACTATTAGtgcaagtgaatcaaaaataaatttgaagtaCACAATTTGGGAATTCGAAAAGGAAAGTCAATATATAACATTGGAGCACAGCTATCGACCACATTCTGCCATTGAGATTCTTAATCATTAGTACCTTGTTTATAACACCTCCACTTTCAGCTACTCCCTCTGCACCAACCATGACCATATCAACTTGTTCCATAACATAGCCCATGGCAGCATCAAGTATGAGTGTACATGGAACGCCTAATTTGGTCAAATTTTCGCACATCTCTTCGCTAAGGACAGAATAAcacaaatacttttttataTCAATTGCTCTTGCAGTACAATTTCTTTAAAATTATGGTAAAActcttgaaaagaaaaattgtcttACCCGCTAAAATCTGGAGCAGACTGCGTGACATAGacttggaaaattttattgcttGCTGCTGCTTCTTTCATTGTTTGTAAAACTACTCTGGATTTGGAGTGAGTCAGGATTTTCTGCATCATAAGAATAAATGCTATGAATAAAATGGTTGATTTTTGTATGGAATAGTAAATGAaagaacaacattttttcaaaatcagcAAATGAAAAACGATTCCATAAGTTTCAGTTTTTAATGTATTGAGTATCTTCTATTATTAGtattattttgtattttttgacaGTTTGTAtggtaaaaatgataatcCAGATGTAATGTACTCACACAACCATCCGTAATAAAATGGGCAGCAACTTTTCCTACTTTGCCACGTGCAGCAACAAGTTTTTCATAGAAAACTTTGCCTCGATGGATCATAATGCCCTTGCATTCTGCAAAAGACTGTTCAACAATATTTCaactgaaaaatttataaatctgACCTGTATGTCTACAATCGATATTGTGATAAATTGCATCATGCgatattttattgcaccatGTTCTTTGTCAAATGATTACGAAATGTGCTTCAATGGTAGGCATAagatttctttcatttcagcattttttgaaaatgtaatgaaaattATGGTCACAAATATAATGAACACTTATATAGAGTAATCCGCAGTAGAACAAgatataaatttgaaaaatagaaaacagATAAATCTCAGttccaaaaaaataatgagccAAGTTGCATTCTGACAATGCAAGCTCGGATTATATCGATGATCATGAAATacaattttatcaacattaATTCGAAATCTTACCGGTGTATCCAATGTGGCAAGAGTAATAAATCTGAGAAATAACTCGCTGCCGGATGCAATGGCAGTGACAGGATGATCAGTGGAGCGCATAGCATCGACAGCATTTTGTAAACAATAACGAAGCTCCTGTACTGTTTCAGCTtgaagtaacaaaaaaaaaagatgatgCATAGTGGATAAGTCGTAATCTACTATCAAGTTAAAAGCAGAATACTAACATTTTGACCGTTCCAACACTTTTAGAAGAGTTCGAATAGCCGCCATCCCAGCAGATACATCTTTCTCATCTTTGATGATTTGATTGAAGTACTGACAGATTTCtgcgataaaaaattatggTGATGGAATCTCTGTTCAGCTTTTTGTAACAATTACTGAATTTTAAATTCCACTTACCATCCCGTTccattataaatatttaacgtAATAAAAACCACTGAACAAtgttttatttacaatttagaACAGACCATATGTACTAGTACTTTTTTAGGTTATGTTGCGATCTTTGTGGCTCCATCGAATTGATGTAAACATACACAGAAATCTACTTTATCATTCTAGCTTATTATCTACTATGAATAAGCTAGACATTTGATATATGAAGTTATTCGTAGAGctgaatcgatacaaaaaaTCACGTTATTGGCAAATCCGCCACATATATACAtgcttcgaaaatttgaaattgcgaaaaaagaaTCGAGAATTTATCGAACATGACTAATACCCAATATTCCGAAATAcaatcgaacatttttcaaaaataaataccCATATGTACATTAAAACAATATAAAGACTATTCAAATACAAAACCACAAAATACAGTCGGCATTTTGACCTTGGCATTGTTGATATAGATATATAGTATAACGTGATAGGGTGATAGCGTGCAGCATCAATTACTGTGGTGCGTGGTGTGTGAAAACAGTGATTATCGTATTAATCAACAGTGcttcgaaatttatttgtattgaaatttcttcgagattagaaaaatattggaagTCAAGCGGAAACCTCCACTGGCTGACTTGTAAGGTTATCGGAATATATTGTACTGCATATCACTTTGCATACGGACATACGGATTACGGGTACCAATTTATTCAGAACGAATATTCATCCAAGTGCCACCGAGTCGGAGATTTTATTACGCACATCCATATTTTGACGCAATGGCTGACACCGTAGGCAAAGTATGGTTTGATCGTGATTCCTTAATGTTTCTTATGGTtcatactgtttttttttaacctttgatatctaaaaaaatacaaaaagtatCATTGCGCAAATTATACACGAGACTTATTAAAACTTGAAACAAGAATGTTTCTTCTCACCCGTGTGTCACCAAGTATATTAAACATTCTGAAtagtcatgaaaaaaaaaaattagcatcAAATCTTATTTTAATCacacaaaaatattcaagtatTCATTTGTTTTAATTGTATTGCCAAAATTTCAGGCAAATGAAGCTGCGT includes:
- the eIF2Balpha gene encoding translation initiation factor eIF-2B subunit alpha, which codes for MERDEICQYFNQIIKDEKDVSAGMAAIRTLLKVLERSKSETVQELRYCLQNAVDAMRSTDHPVTAIASGSELFLRFITLATLDTPSFAECKGIMIHRGKVFYEKLVAARGKVGKVAAHFITDGCKILTHSKSRVVLQTMKEAAASNKIFQVYVTQSAPDFSGEEMCENLTKLGVPCTLILDAAMGYVMEQVDMVMVGAEGVAESGGVINKIGTYSMAICAKEIKKPFYVLTESFKFARIYPLNQVDLPDEFKYTASTLSKSLQNEHPLVDYTPPQFINLLFTDLGILTPSAVSDELIKLYL